The Culex quinquefasciatus strain JHB chromosome 2, VPISU_Cqui_1.0_pri_paternal, whole genome shotgun sequence genome contains the following window.
aatattattaattttgttactaccgtctgcccgggtaaaaAATGTACTAATTCCCAgatgatttattttaatgtgtAGTGTTTGACGGGCGAAATAAGTCTGGCCAAGGTAAAACAATTTTGTACACAATATTTATttagaaacgtttcaaaaattcactcGTAAAAGGCAGAAttcattttcaaccaaatttaaattgcaatcaaaaggattaaaagcttatttaaggaaaaattaaaaaaagaattttgatttATCAATCAAGATAAACGCCATACTAAAATATCCCAAGTTGCGATTAGCCGGATTTCAGTTATGGAATTTGGAAATCATATCCTaatatttacattattttttgatttagttttgcaaaaacatatttacgttgctctccttaaaaaaattaggagagttaattcttattttaaaaaccCGAAAACGTAGATCAAAAGCcaggtattttttaatattctgattttaaattgcAGTCATATAGCAATTTTCCGAGATTTctgtcattcgttttttttgtattttttaatgcgactgaaacttttttggtgccttcggtatgcccaaagtagccattttgcataattagtttgtatatgtaactttccatacaaatttggcagctgtccatacaaaaatgatttatgaaaattcaaaaaatctgtatcttttgaaggagtttTTGATCAAGACACCtacttcggaaaagttgtaggtatgaataaggaatGCACTGAAACAaatgatacacagaaaaaaattgtgttatttaatttaatttttgtcactaaaactggatttgcaaaaaacactgttttattttttttaatatgttcatcaaatgccaacttttcagaaatttccaggatgtattttcaaaaaagttacctgaaaatgactataacttgaaaacagtgcactttatcaaaatttcactgaagtactttttgatttcaaatttgatttttcatcgaaaaattaagttgaaaaatttttgcgaccaatatttttatattatgttTCTGGGAAATTTCCtacaggttcacatttttacatattttttaggtaaaataacttataaaaaagGTTATACTCAACCAACCAGATTTTCAACCTTCCtagattaaaacttttttctgtgtaaagtttgtttcaaataaataaataaacaaaagtgactaaaaaatatgaaaaacggCAAAAAGCCAAAAGATAAAGATGGAATGATGCAGAGTAGGCCTAAATGAGAAAATGGCGGATAATCATTATACCGGTTTGATCTATTTTggaaattctcaaattcaagGAAACTTTCTAACAAAACTCGATAAAACCAATAGTTGGCCTCCCCTGCTGCCTCTAAACACTTCGGGATTCGTTAAATAGTTACTTGTTGTCTCGGAATTTACAAAATAGTTGCAGCTGTCAACATACTTatgtgcccttttcaaatgttgctccagataaaATCCAGCTAAAAAATAGAGTAATTTTACATCTCGGAAATTTGCAtcagtttctgttgaatttcTCTGTATTACATATTATATAgattaaactaaacaaaaagtaataaccataaataattttaccatccaaatttttttctaacatgtttttgtttaaaattttgccCGCTGGTTGAGAACATCGATCATCGCAAACAACTTTCGAGGCATCATAATTCGTCCAGACATAAATTATGTCACGTCTCCATCAACAGACCATTAAACTGCCACGCGTCTCCATTAATCCATTGTGTATTGTGCTCCGTCTGTTCGTCAAACCATTTTCATTCTCTCACATCAGCTAATGATCACcgcttttgtttacaaacaagcaAGTCTCGGTGTCAACAGGTCGCATGAACCACCATGAATCTTCTACCGGTTTAGGTTGGCATTCACTCGGATCATGAACTCGACTCTCCCGAACTCAAGCGCATGCGTTAGTCACTCCTCAAAGAGTTTCGCACTTTCTGTGCGCCCGCAATCAATCGATTGGGAAAATTTTCACTCCCAGTTCTCAGTCGCAGTCCCACCGCTAAAGATCGTGCTTCCGTGGTTTCGTGTGTCGTGAAAAAAACGTGGCCCGCTGTTACCCAATCAAGTAGTTTGCCGGAATGAGTCTCGCACCGTCCAAATGTGCCCTGTGCGGAGTTGAGGCGAGCCTGAAGTGTGCCGGCTGCAAGCGGGTCGTGTACTGCAGCCCGGAACACCAGAAGAAGCACTGGAAGCGCCAGCACAAGAACGAGTGCGCTAAGCCTTATGAGGTGAAATTACGGGGCCGTGGTCGTGAGGTCTCCGAAAAGCTACGCGGGGACTATCCGGAGTTGATAGGAGTTTCCAGATGAAtcgaaatcaaaaaaaagttcaataatttaaaattgtgtagaattttcacaaaaaaaatcttctttacccacaaaaaaaagagaaattttcACAAGTGCGAATGAATTTTTCAGTGAAATGAACGAAATGCATCTATAAATACTTCAACACAGATTCTAGACACACACTCACACCATCTATAGGAAAGAGAGAAAAAGTGGTTGTGAGAATGAAACAAATCGTTCAGCATACCGGCGCGCGTATCGCAAGCACGTGAATTGCGTGAACGGATTTCGTGAAATGCTGAAGAATGCTGTATGTTGTGTGTACCACCTGCTTCTGGTGGTACACAGCAGATGTGGGAGGGAtgctggcgttttttttttttggcacacgatgtttgtttacattcgaaGCAGACACGGCGAGATTATGGATCGGTGTTTTGCACGATGTTTGCAGAATTTTGTGGAGGTGTTACAGGGTTTAGATTCACGCCAAGACAGTGGAAttcattacatttttaaagttttgatttgatttgaattaatgttttcaaatcaaatcagaGCTGTAAAcgcaaaattcccaaaaatcgtttttttttttttgaagaatttggcTAAAATATTGTGAGTACTTTTGAAtatcaaagaagctattttacagcaatacaagtctccatacaatttaggCAGATCGCTATCAAAACATTGGATAAATGTTTATCAAAGTAGGAAATTTCTGATCAACAaaatcggcaaaattgtaggttttgATCAGTGTGTCAGGACAGTAACGATGATGTATCATTATCGTTATAGTTATTTCGATGATActatcgccgataatggacgataactcatttttaaaatcgaattaattcaatgctttcactaagaatatatgtTTTGAACATGTagttaagtaaaaaaaagttgttcacaaaatgccgtattttttcgaaagtactaaatttttctaaaattgcaatatggatttcaaacgaagcaaaattttgtatgatttttaattcaaaagattgttttgctaaaaacaaaaattttcacattttattttttattttcgaaaatactcaaattttcaaaatttgcgatatgggtatcaatcaaAGCAAAACTTTGTATGCGTTTTCACctgattgaatttttttagaaaatacaaaaaagaatcacaaaataatgtattttttcgaaatacgatattttgtaaacattttagtGATTtactaaaaataagaaaatcaaaatgcaTTCAACATTTCGCTTCCGttgcgaattttgaaaatttgagtattttcgaaaaatacgattttttgtaaaaaactaattattaaaaaaaaagttaaaatgttgccaaattttgcttcgttttgaCAATTTGCAATAACCAATATGcaaattttggcattttctaaaaatacgatattttgcaaaaaaatagctttcaaaaaaactaataagtgaaaaaaattgagtattttcgaaaaaatacagtaattttttattttttttgttttacaaaaaagtttatatagtggaaaagcataaaaaaattagcttcgtttgatactcatggcaaattaaaaacaaacttgattattttcgaaaaaataacgtACAGTGTAGTTTGTTAAAactttagtatttttcaaaaaaaaaactattaaaaggtCAAGGAATAGCCTACAAAATATCGTTTTGTTTGATATCTTTATTGCACATTATGAAAtttaagtactttcaaaaatacgatattaggcgaaaatgagtattttcaaaaaatacggtacaGTGTAGTTTGGGAAAAcattagtattaaaaaaaactattaaaatatgaaaagtcCTCCAAATTTCGTTTTGGTTGATAtctatattgcaaattatgatatttgagtattttcaaaaatgcggtattttgcgaaaattttagttttcaaaaaaatactctaataaagtgaaaacgcaTACAAAATAACGCTTCGTTCAACACCCAtatcgaaaattttgaaaatttgagtattttcgaaaaggaTAAGGcaatctgtgatttttttaggattttacaAATCCTTGACCTGGAGCACAATTTTTCACTAACAGGCTACAgtaaccaataaaacaacaaattacaaattaaaaaagtttataaagttgaAAAGCATAAAACATTTTGCATCGTTAAATACTCATGGCAAATTTAAAAAcctgagtattttcaaaaaaatgcgatACAGTGTGGTTTGTGAAAATtccagtatttttcaaaaaaaaaatataattatataaaaaaaacctacaaaatttcgtttcgtttgatatctatattgcaaattataaaatttgactACTTTCGACCTTATGatcgaactaatgatgcaattaTCTTCTTTGTTCATAGATAAAGgtacacacaaagtttcatctaaatcaaaaattcaaaaatcaaatttgcgatAAATTTGCTCTTTTTTGGGAGAATGGCTCGTTTTTACAAAATCatgcatttttgccttcctctctGAGGCGAAGCATTAATCCTGCTAAGAGCTAAatatgaattttcacaaaaagctcttaggcccaccttcatgtaaacctatcgactcagaatcgaaaactgaacaaatgtctgtatgTCTGTGCGTCTGTGTATTTGTCTGTCTGTCCGTCCGTCTGTCTGTGTGTTACCAATAAtgtcactgagttttctcagttCTGGCTGAGCCAATTTTTAATCGGTTGCATTCGACGTTTGGTTTACAGTCCcctcacggagaaaaaagagttcccaaaatcgtgaacacccgttcatgaaattgggaaccacgaacaaagtgttcaaatgccatggtacgattttcaaaaacgtaccatggaatttgaacactttgttcgtggttcccaatttcatgaacgggtgttcacgattttgggaactcttttttctccgtgctattgaattgtttgaagtttcgataagtagttcaaaagttatgcatgaaaatgtgtttttgcatATATTCGAATGTTGGATAAATGGCTGGAAATCCAATCAAATATCATTATGTTGTACATCATTTGATATGTAatcaaacgagtccaaaatattgaagatctgacaaccctgtttgaagtaaaaaagtaaaagtttATTTATGTTGGTCATTGAACGTATCGTATCTGAAACAAATAGGAACAATTATGCTTTGAACTTGTTGGCTTTGCTTAACTTATcagcaaaaatatttagatattttgctTTAAATGGGTACTGCTTTCAATTAATAAAACACAACCAACATTGGTATTTTTCGTACAAATAAAACACTCGTACGTTTTAACCTATTTGCctctatctttttttttttgcaaacttaaACACACAATATTAAGACAGGGCAAagaattgattaattttaagGCTAAAGCGTCCGTACCTACTAAAACTTTAATATTTATGTTTAATAGATCGTGCAGCACTCTGAGAACGCGAAGGTATTATTCAACGAGAATATCAATTTATTGCGTTGTATCGAGTTTAATGTCTTCATCCCCATTCCTTAAACGTTTTAACTAAGCAATTACGTAGAGCAAAAACTAACAATATAAGCTTGTAAAAATTAGCTCAATGAGAAGCATGACTCACGTAACATCAGTAAAACTGCAAGCTAATAAcgatcaaaaaaagttcatccatccactccattcaaatttgcttaaaaaatcagATCGGTTGAACAATATTCTGATAACACAGCTAATAATTGTAAATTCTTCGTTTTGCACCACCCACAGTGAACGTCAACTCCCACAAGATTACAAAATGTCAAATCTTGACCTGTGTTGAGTCTTTCCGCAGTGAATCGTCTTCCACTTCCGTATTACCAATCTGTGTATAAATGTTCACACTCCAAATGTATATAAAATGTGTTACAATTTCTCCTTCCCGATGTAAACCACCCAGTGATTGTCGATCACCTATCAAGTTGTACTGTCTATTGTGTTATTCTATAAAGTCCTTTTCTGTACATTTTCCTCATTCCCATCGATCCATCCAACACTTTCCAAGATCTCTAACGCTTCTTCTCTCCCGAACGCGCGATCATCGCCAGCTGGCCCGCAACGAGGAAGTGGGTCGCTTCTTCCTGGCTACGGAGGCCATCCCCAAGGACACCATCCTGTTCACCGAGTCACCGATGGTCATCGGGCCCAAGTGGAACCTGGACGAGTACGAGCAGCGATCGGCGATCGTCCCGTGCGTGGGCTGCTTTACCGACTGCCAGCTGGGGGTGTACCGGTGCGATCGGTGCAACTGGCCCGTTTGCAAGCCCGACTGTCCGGGGTTGGTCAACGCGAATCTGCACGCGATCGAGTGCCCGATTCTGCGCTTTGGAGGGGGTCCGAAGCCCCGCGATGATCCGGAAGCGGTGTTTGATTACTATCGGTACGATGCGATGCTGGTGCTGAAGTGTCTGGCGTTGCAAATACACAACAGGCCGTTGTTCGATCAGATGATGCAGCTGGAGAGTCACTACGAGGCACGCAAGGGTAGTCAGTACTATCGGGATGCGGACGACAGGACGGTGCAGTATCTGCTGAAGAACTTTTTGGCACCGCTGAAGAAGCAGGAGGAGATCCAGGGCAAGACGGTGCTGCCGGTTGCCGATGCCAAGACGCTGCACAAGATCTGCGGCATTCTGGAGGTGAACGCGATGGTGATTCCGTTGACCAACGGTCGCGAGATCTGCGGCCTGTACCCGATCGGATGCATGCTCGAGCACTGCTGCATGCCGAACTGCTTCTACACGTTCGACTGCACCAAGGGGATGAAGCTGACGTTCAAAGCGGGACGGGACATTGAGAAGGGTGAGTTCGACCTTCTTGAACTTACTCGTGTACGATCTAACCAACTCCTTCCTTTCAGGTGAACACCTCTCCACCACGTACACCCACGCCCTTTGGGGAACGCAGCAACGTCGCGATCACCTCAAGACCAACAAGTACTTCTCGTGCAGCTGTGCCCGTTGTGCGGACCCGACCGAACTGGGAACCTACCTCAGTGCTCTGCGCTGTCTGGGGGTGGATGGCGTCGGATGCAGCGGATACCAACTCCCGATCGATTCGCTCAACGACGCTAGTGACTGGAAGTGCAACCAGTGCCCGGTACAGATAGAAGCGGACCAGGTCAACTTCCTCCTAGCCAAGATCGGCGAAGAAATGGACGACGCGATCGAGCAGAAAACCTCGATCAAGCAAAAGGAGGACATGATCGCAAAGCTGTTGACCTTCCTGCACCCGAACCACTACCACATCTTCGCGCTCAAGCACTCCCTTATCCAGATGTACGGTCACCTCAAGGGCTACCAAACGCCCCAGCTGTCCGATCGGGACCTGGCCGACAAGATCGGTACCTGTCGCGAGCTGATGAAGATCATCGACACGCTGGATCCGCACTCGTTCCGGCTGAGTCTGTACGCCGCGGTAGTCCTGTACGAGCAGCACACGGCACTGCTCGAGGTTACCGAGCGGAAGCTGAAGGCGGGAGTTTCCAAGGAAGATGCCGCCGTGCGGAAGAACTACAACGAAGTGCTGCACTGTCTGATGCGGGCCAAGCAGGTGCTGGCCAATGAAATGGGAACGCAGCAGGGAATCAGGCTGCTGGAGGAAATTAAGAGGGCCACGGAAAAGGCGGAGGGAATTATTGTGTAGATGGTAGTGTTGAGTGAATGAATAAAAGTCGTTTGTTTCTTattaaatagttttattttcgcgggtttcaaaaaaatagaattttattttatttttgtttattttcgcatggcaaaaggtcgaaagacataaggtcgaaagacataaggtcgaatagACAAAAAGTCGATTGGAAAAAGGTCGAAAGTAGACAAAACgtcgattaaaaaaaagttcgatgTGAGCCTTATtgcttaaatattgaaaaacagctATGGAAAGGTGTTTTGAACGGTTTGCATTAATTTCACTCCTATATTCTTGAAAATTTAGTCGTCTTCTGAATAAAAACTTGCCCCAAGATTGTTTGAGACTGTATGAAAATGGAGAGGGAGGGGGCTatctacacccaaacggcggtcgcatgattgttaTGCATGGGCATGAAAGTATaccagaatctgcatgaaaactgtcctcatgcattttttgcaatataggggtatgacatttatgcccgttaccgacaattatcgacataaCCAACGACTTATTgtttgtatttcacaaaaaaataactcttaacagaacgaggattgaaccaccaacttcttggttattgatccgacacgctaccacagcgccatggacgcttgatgaaatgtgagtgaaagagcaccaacatattcttctgtttggagtgttgctcagggacgggccagcattatatgtgttggtggaACTGCAGattgctgaaatgtttacaagcgagcaaaaatgatctacgggcttgctgcaaaaaaagtaataaaatgtgacattttttgcagcaaatccactgttgcagattttgagatatatttttcctttgggtgtatacaaatattaataaatacgatcgattttttatatatacaGCTATATTTTTGAAGTCAGATTAGATAGATAGATTGAAGAAGGATAGAAGACCTGCAACAATATTCAAGGAGCAAGACTTTTCATGTTTCGGAACCGTTTATATCCAACTAGTATTTATTTTAGAAGCAGTACTTAAAAAAACCCGCTAgcagttgaaaaaataaaataaaaattcacaaaaatattgttgtaagcagggtaggtaaaccatcaccatcgcactatcattgatgcatatttcggtgcgttcctcgtctcttaaaatttctcttctctttcgcagccgagtgatggtcggcttgctatcgcgaatatcgaaagcccatcacatcgacgagaaataccctctcgctggctccgatggaactatcgttccaaccggagaggcacgcacacgaaattgctgtatacatacactggagctcacgcacacaaatgaactcatttctacagggcttacgggcgagagaatttcacgattgctctttctcttgctttttgagcgaggggactggctgtgtgagagattttttttccgtcttacgcatcggtttgttcgctgctcgctatttcatcggcgtcgttttcgcttcgctctcttgatgcagttttgggagaacgccaaaaatttgatgatttgagcgagggacgatatctaaaagccctcgccatcggcgaggaaacgagTAAATACCATCCCTGGTTGTAAGAATAGGTTGTAATATTTtagaaatcgaaatttttttcatagaactgttcatgtttgaaagaatgtaaaaactcacaaaaatattacaaaaatcaagaatgaatgtgcaagctgagaaaaacgcatttgaagtttgtccctacataaggctacgtgtcaagttttcgcgaaaaaactggatttccttctGATTTCTAgagcaaagtactggatgttataggctcttttgaaagagcacacgattttgaaccaaactgcatcaaaaactcgaattcgatgaaaatgcatatgggacatttatgcgatcaggggcagtgctcatgtttgaaaaaatacgatagCTCACAATATTATTTCAGAATATTATCACAAGAACTACTATTTGTTTAGGGAATGGAAAGCTTCTCAAAAAAGGGCTtggattttattctgtttattgaagaaaaaaaagatcatAACTAAAAGGATAGATAAACTCTCAGAAAAAAACGGATTTGTTTctgtgaaaacattttttttcaaaaatattttagatgattataattattaatattagtttcatttttt
Protein-coding sequences here:
- the LOC6034693 gene encoding SET domain-containing protein SmydA-8 isoform X2, producing MSLAPSKCALCGVEASLKCAGCKRVVYCSPEHQKKHWKRQHKNECAKPYELARNEEVGRFFLATEAIPKDTILFTESPMVIGPKWNLDEYEQRSAIVPCVGCFTDCQLGVYRCDRCNWPVCKPDCPGLVNANLHAIECPILRFGGGPKPRDDPEAVFDYYRYDAMLVLKCLALQIHNRPLFDQMMQLESHYEARKGSQYYRDADDRTVQYLLKNFLAPLKKQEEIQGKTVLPVADAKTLHKICGILEVNAMVIPLTNGREICGLYPIGCMLEHCCMPNCFYTFDCTKGMKLTFKAGRDIEKGEHLSTTYTHALWGTQQRRDHLKTNKYFSCSCARCADPTELGTYLSALRCLGVDGVGCSGYQLPIDSLNDASDWKCNQCPVQIEADQVNFLLAKIGEEMDDAIEQKTSIKQKEDMIAKLLTFLHPNHYHIFALKHSLIQMYGHLKGYQTPQLSDRDLADKIGTCRELMKIIDTLDPHSFRLSLYAAVVLYEQHTALLEVTERKLKAGVSKEDAAVRKNYNEVLHCLMRAKQVLANEMGTQQGIRLLEEIKRATEKAEGIIV
- the LOC6034693 gene encoding SET domain-containing protein SmydA-8 isoform X1, whose translation is MSLAPSKCALCGVEASLKCAGCKRVVYCSPEHQKKHWKRQHKNECAKPYEIVQHSENAKLARNEEVGRFFLATEAIPKDTILFTESPMVIGPKWNLDEYEQRSAIVPCVGCFTDCQLGVYRCDRCNWPVCKPDCPGLVNANLHAIECPILRFGGGPKPRDDPEAVFDYYRYDAMLVLKCLALQIHNRPLFDQMMQLESHYEARKGSQYYRDADDRTVQYLLKNFLAPLKKQEEIQGKTVLPVADAKTLHKICGILEVNAMVIPLTNGREICGLYPIGCMLEHCCMPNCFYTFDCTKGMKLTFKAGRDIEKGEHLSTTYTHALWGTQQRRDHLKTNKYFSCSCARCADPTELGTYLSALRCLGVDGVGCSGYQLPIDSLNDASDWKCNQCPVQIEADQVNFLLAKIGEEMDDAIEQKTSIKQKEDMIAKLLTFLHPNHYHIFALKHSLIQMYGHLKGYQTPQLSDRDLADKIGTCRELMKIIDTLDPHSFRLSLYAAVVLYEQHTALLEVTERKLKAGVSKEDAAVRKNYNEVLHCLMRAKQVLANEMGTQQGIRLLEEIKRATEKAEGIIV